A single genomic interval of Paracoccus contaminans harbors:
- a CDS encoding KpsF/GutQ family sugar-phosphate isomerase, whose translation MEDYLSTARRVVGVEAQGLGALLAALDGPLGPPFEAAARLILAARGRVVVSGMGKSGHVGRKIAATLASTGTPAQFVHPAEASHGDLGMVTQGDVALVISNSGETPEIADIIAHTRRFGIPLIGVAGRDGSTLLRQSDVALLLPPADEACGSGIVPTTSTTMTLALGDALAVALMEHRRFTPEHFRTFHPGGKLGARLARVADLMHDDLPLVAEDAPMAEALLTISAKGFGVTGVIAPDGRLTGIITDGDLRRHMDGLLSRTAAEVMTPAPRTIAPQALAQSALAEMQDRKITCLFVVDPEGRPAGLIHVHDFLRSGMV comes from the coding sequence ATGGAAGATTACCTGTCAACCGCCCGCCGCGTCGTCGGGGTCGAGGCGCAGGGCCTCGGGGCGCTGCTGGCCGCGCTGGACGGCCCCCTCGGCCCTCCGTTCGAGGCGGCCGCCCGGCTGATCCTGGCGGCAAGGGGCCGCGTCGTCGTGTCGGGGATGGGCAAGTCGGGGCATGTCGGCCGCAAGATCGCGGCGACGCTCGCCTCGACCGGCACGCCGGCGCAGTTCGTCCACCCGGCCGAGGCAAGCCATGGCGATCTGGGCATGGTCACGCAGGGCGATGTGGCGCTCGTCATCTCCAACAGCGGCGAGACGCCCGAGATCGCCGACATCATCGCCCATACGCGCCGCTTCGGCATCCCGCTGATCGGGGTGGCGGGGCGCGACGGCTCGACCCTGCTGCGCCAGTCGGATGTGGCGCTGCTGCTGCCGCCGGCGGACGAGGCCTGCGGCAGCGGGATCGTGCCGACGACATCGACGACGATGACGCTGGCGCTGGGCGATGCGCTGGCCGTGGCGCTGATGGAACACCGCCGCTTCACGCCCGAACATTTCCGCACCTTCCACCCCGGCGGCAAGCTGGGCGCGCGGCTGGCGCGGGTGGCCGATCTGATGCATGACGATCTGCCCCTGGTGGCCGAGGATGCGCCGATGGCCGAGGCCCTGCTGACGATTTCCGCCAAGGGCTTTGGCGTGACCGGCGTGATCGCGCCGGACGGGCGGCTGACCGGCATTATCACCGATGGCGACCTGCGGCGCCACATGGACGGGCTTTTGTCTCGCACTGCGGCCGAGGTGATGACCCCCGCGCCCCGCACCATCGCGCCCCAGGCCCTGGCCCAGTCGGCCCTGGCCGAGATGCAGGACCGCAAGATCACCTGCCTTTTCGTCGTCGATCCCGAGGGGCGGCCCGCGGGGCTGATCCATGTCCACGACTTCCTTCGTTCCGGGATGGTCTGA
- the lptA gene encoding lipopolysaccharide transport periplasmic protein LptA yields the protein MLRSLILAGIVALSCGAAAAQTVAFGGIKADTGAPVEVTADTLKVDQATGQATFTGNVLIGQGPMRLSAKAVTVRYGQGGQQQIEALTASGGVTLVNGTDAAEASEAVYDVAGGTIILSGDAIVTQGKDVLAGDRIEVNLRNGSASVAGRVRTVLQPGGR from the coding sequence ATGCTGCGTTCCCTGATCCTTGCCGGTATCGTTGCGCTTTCCTGCGGCGCCGCTGCGGCCCAGACCGTCGCCTTCGGCGGCATCAAGGCCGATACCGGGGCCCCGGTCGAGGTGACGGCCGATACGCTGAAGGTCGATCAGGCCACCGGCCAGGCGACCTTCACCGGCAATGTTCTGATCGGGCAGGGCCCGATGCGGCTGAGCGCGAAAGCCGTCACCGTCCGCTATGGACAGGGCGGCCAGCAGCAGATCGAGGCGTTGACCGCATCGGGCGGGGTCACGCTGGTGAACGGGACGGATGCCGCCGAGGCGTCCGAGGCGGTCTATGACGTGGCGGGGGGCACCATCATCCTGTCGGGCGATGCCATTGTCACGCAGGGCAAGGACGTGCTGGCCGGCGACCGGATCGAGGTCAACCTGCGCAACGGCAGCGCCAGCGTCGCGGGGCGCGTGCGCACGGTGCTGCAGCCCGGCGGGCGCTGA
- the lptB gene encoding LPS export ABC transporter ATP-binding protein: MAAPRPAPARGLRVEGLRKAYRNRPVIRDVSLALDRGEVVALLGPNGSGKTTCFYCIAGLILPDAGRVMIDGQDASALPMYRRARMGIGYLPQEMSIFRGLTVEQNIMATLEVACPDPHRRRDRLEELLGDFSIGHLRRAPALALSGGERRRVEIARCLASNPAYLLLDEPFAGVDPIAVGEIRGLVHQLKSRGIGVLITDHNVRETLGIVDRAYILHDGHVLRAGSAAEIVADPQVRQVYLGDSFTMADASPPGRD, from the coding sequence ATGGCCGCGCCGCGCCCTGCCCCCGCAAGGGGGCTGCGGGTCGAGGGGCTGCGCAAGGCCTATCGCAACCGCCCCGTCATCCGCGACGTGTCCCTTGCGCTGGACCGGGGCGAGGTTGTGGCCCTGCTGGGGCCGAACGGTTCGGGCAAGACGACCTGTTTTTACTGCATCGCCGGGCTGATCCTGCCCGATGCGGGGCGGGTGATGATCGACGGGCAGGATGCATCGGCGCTGCCGATGTATCGGCGCGCCCGCATGGGGATCGGTTATCTGCCCCAGGAAATGTCGATCTTTCGCGGCCTGACGGTGGAGCAGAACATCATGGCCACCCTCGAGGTCGCCTGCCCCGACCCTCACCGCCGCCGCGACCGGCTGGAGGAACTGCTGGGCGATTTCTCGATCGGCCATCTGCGCCGCGCCCCCGCGCTGGCCCTTTCGGGGGGCGAGCGGCGCCGGGTCGAGATCGCGCGCTGCCTTGCCTCGAATCCGGCCTATCTGCTGCTGGACGAGCCGTTTGCGGGTGTCGATCCGATCGCGGTGGGGGAGATCCGCGGGCTGGTCCACCAGCTCAAGTCGCGGGGCATCGGGGTGCTGATCACCGACCACAATGTGCGCGAGACGCTGGGGATCGTGGACCGCGCCTATATCCTGCATGACGGACATGTGCTGCGCGCGGGCAGCGCGGCCGAGATCGTCGCCGATCCGCAGGTGCGCCAGGTCTATCTGGGCGACAGTTTCACGATGGCGGACGCCAGCCCTCCGGGCCGCGATTGA
- the hpf gene encoding ribosome hibernation-promoting factor, HPF/YfiA family, giving the protein MRFQISGKQIDVGDALQTHVKGELAETFDKYSQRPTDATVIFSRDAYALTCDAIVHLSTGLNVQAKGTDADNIYAAFEKCRERMDKQLRRYKRRLKDHYKDRSAPVEYDAAPSYVLAADEEEWESQGESGLQPIIVAETELRVPTLSVGDAVMQMELAGTPMLVFRNERHGGVNVVHRREDGNVGWIDPRNLR; this is encoded by the coding sequence ATGCGTTTTCAGATCAGCGGCAAGCAGATAGATGTGGGCGACGCGCTGCAGACCCATGTCAAGGGCGAACTGGCCGAGACCTTCGACAAGTATTCCCAGCGGCCCACCGATGCCACGGTGATCTTTTCGCGGGATGCTTATGCGCTGACCTGCGACGCCATCGTCCACTTGTCCACCGGGCTGAACGTGCAGGCCAAGGGCACCGATGCCGACAACATCTATGCCGCCTTTGAAAAGTGCCGGGAAAGGATGGACAAGCAGCTGCGCCGCTACAAGCGCCGGCTGAAGGATCACTACAAGGACCGCAGCGCCCCGGTTGAATACGACGCCGCCCCCAGCTATGTGCTGGCCGCTGATGAGGAGGAATGGGAATCGCAGGGCGAAAGCGGCCTGCAGCCTATCATCGTCGCCGAAACCGAACTGCGGGTGCCGACCCTGTCGGTGGGCGACGCGGTGATGCAGATGGAGCTTGCCGGCACGCCGATGCTGGTGTTCCGCAACGAAAGGCACGGGGGCGTCAATGTGGTGCACCGCCGTGAGGACGGCAACGTGGGCTGGATCGACCCACGCAACCTGCGCTGA
- a CDS encoding PTS sugar transporter subunit IIA — protein MRIGDILSPAAVRSQAQVSSKKRLFHDLAELAAQAYGLDAGRTLDALQERESLGATGVGHGVALPHARISGLDHVAGLFLRLEKPMDFDAVDRQPVDLVFTLLAPDSPGVEHLKALALVSRTLRDERLRAKLRANTDPVALHAVLTDGPEPSAG, from the coding sequence ATGCGGATCGGTGACATTCTTTCCCCCGCCGCCGTCCGTTCGCAGGCGCAGGTCAGTTCCAAAAAGCGGCTGTTCCACGACTTGGCCGAACTGGCCGCCCAGGCCTATGGGCTGGATGCCGGCCGCACGCTCGATGCCCTGCAGGAACGCGAAAGCCTGGGTGCGACGGGGGTGGGGCATGGCGTGGCCCTGCCGCATGCGCGCATCAGCGGGCTGGACCATGTCGCGGGCCTGTTCCTGCGGCTGGAAAAGCCGATGGATTTCGACGCGGTGGATCGCCAGCCGGTCGATCTGGTGTTCACCCTGCTGGCCCCAGACAGCCCCGGCGTCGAACATCTCAAGGCGCTGGCGCTGGTCAGCCGCACGCTGCGCGACGAAAGGCTGCGCGCCAAGCTGCGCGCCAACACCGACCCCGTGGCGCTGCATGCCGTGCTGACCGACGGGCCGGAACCTTCCGCCGGCTAG
- a CDS encoding SDR family oxidoreductase → MRVLITGGTRGIGLATALDCAARGWPLALGYRGNAGAAGAALDGVGAAGGKAHAFAADVADPAQVAALFDQAERALGGLDGVVVNAGIVAPVMPLADMTPERLDRMVRVNLTGALYQAREAARRLPEGGAIVFVSSVAARLGSAGSYVDYAASKGGVDTLTIGLAKELAPRRIRVNGVRPGIIDTDIHADGGEPDRVARVGASLPLGRAGTAAEVAAAITWLLSDRASYASGAILDIAGAR, encoded by the coding sequence ATGCGCGTCCTGATCACCGGCGGCACCCGCGGCATCGGCCTGGCCACCGCGCTGGATTGCGCCGCCCGAGGCTGGCCCCTCGCCCTGGGCTATCGCGGCAACGCAGGGGCGGCGGGGGCGGCGCTGGATGGGGTGGGCGCCGCCGGGGGCAAGGCCCATGCCTTTGCCGCCGATGTGGCCGACCCCGCCCAAGTCGCGGCCCTGTTCGACCAGGCCGAGCGCGCCCTGGGCGGCCTTGACGGCGTGGTGGTGAACGCCGGCATCGTCGCGCCGGTCATGCCGCTGGCCGACATGACGCCCGAGCGGCTGGACCGCATGGTGCGCGTCAACCTGACCGGCGCCCTTTATCAGGCGCGCGAGGCGGCGCGGCGGCTGCCCGAGGGGGGCGCGATCGTGTTCGTGTCGTCGGTGGCCGCCCGGCTCGGCTCGGCGGGGTCTTACGTTGATTACGCCGCCTCGAAGGGCGGGGTGGATACGCTGACGATCGGGCTGGCAAAGGAACTTGCCCCCCGCCGCATCCGCGTGAACGGTGTGCGCCCCGGCATCATCGACACCGACATCCACGCCGATGGCGGAGAGCCGGACCGCGTCGCACGGGTGGGCGCGTCCCTGCCCCTGGGCCGTGCCGGCACCGCCGCCGAGGTCGCGGCCGCGATCACCTGGCTGCTGTCGGACCGGGCAAGCTATGCCAGCGGGGCAATCCTCGACATCGCCGGCGCGCGCTAG
- a CDS encoding glycerophosphodiester phosphodiesterase family protein has product MLHPDFLTRPIAHRGLHGPGAPENSAAAFRAAIAAGHAIELDVQPAADGTPLVFHDETLERMTGMPGPVSGLSAAQAGRLRLAGTQEGIPALADVLELVAGRVPLLIEIKDQDGALGPQMGDLPRAVAGLLEGYGGAVAVMSFNPHAAAMLARAAPAIPVGLTSCAFAQDDWPDVPPPRRDRLARLADFDGAGASFVSHHHLDLDNPAVVALRARGVPVLCWTIRSAEEERAARRAAANITYESYAPCAS; this is encoded by the coding sequence ATGCTGCACCCCGATTTCCTGACCCGGCCCATCGCCCATCGCGGCCTGCACGGGCCGGGCGCGCCGGAAAACTCGGCCGCCGCCTTCCGGGCGGCGATCGCGGCGGGCCATGCCATCGAACTGGATGTGCAGCCCGCCGCCGACGGCACGCCGCTCGTCTTTCATGACGAGACGCTCGAGCGCATGACCGGCATGCCCGGCCCCGTATCGGGGCTGAGCGCCGCGCAGGCGGGGCGCCTGCGCCTTGCCGGCACGCAGGAGGGCATCCCGGCGCTGGCCGATGTTCTGGAACTGGTCGCAGGGCGCGTGCCCCTGCTGATCGAGATCAAGGACCAGGACGGCGCCCTGGGACCGCAGATGGGCGATCTGCCGCGCGCGGTCGCGGGGCTGCTGGAGGGCTATGGCGGCGCGGTGGCGGTGATGTCCTTCAACCCCCATGCCGCGGCCATGCTGGCCAGGGCGGCGCCTGCCATACCCGTCGGCCTGACCAGCTGCGCCTTTGCCCAGGACGACTGGCCCGATGTTCCGCCGCCGCGGCGCGACCGCCTGGCCCGGCTTGCCGATTTCGACGGCGCGGGGGCCTCCTTCGTCTCGCACCATCATCTTGATCTGGACAACCCGGCCGTGGTCGCGCTGCGGGCGCGGGGGGTGCCGGTGCTGTGCTGGACGATCCGTTCGGCCGAGGAGGAACGCGCCGCACGGCGCGCTGCCGCGAACATCACCTATGAGAGCTATGCGCCATGCGCGTCCTGA
- a CDS encoding RidA family protein, translated as MSIDARLSELNITLPAAPAPAANYVPAVQSGNLLFVSGQIPAGPEGLIRGRLGADMDVAAGAQAARACGLALLAQARAALGSLDRIARVVKLTGFVASTPDFTDQPEVVNGCSDLMVEVFGDRGRHARAAVSAPALPRGVAVEVEAVFEIA; from the coding sequence ATGTCCATCGACGCCCGCCTGAGCGAACTGAACATCACCCTGCCGGCCGCGCCCGCACCCGCGGCCAATTACGTCCCGGCGGTGCAGTCGGGGAACCTGCTGTTCGTGTCAGGCCAGATCCCGGCCGGGCCGGAGGGGCTGATCCGGGGCCGGCTTGGCGCGGACATGGATGTGGCGGCGGGCGCGCAGGCCGCGCGGGCCTGCGGGCTTGCGCTGCTGGCGCAGGCCCGCGCGGCGCTTGGGTCGCTTGACCGAATCGCGCGGGTGGTCAAGCTGACCGGCTTTGTCGCCTCGACCCCCGATTTCACCGATCAGCCCGAGGTCGTGAACGGCTGTTCGGACCTGATGGTCGAGGTGTTCGGGGACAGAGGCCGCCACGCGCGCGCCGCCGTCAGCGCGCCCGCCCTGCCCCGCGGGGTCGCCGTCGAAGTCGAGGCCGTGTTCGAGATCGCCTGA
- the smc gene encoding chromosome segregation protein SMC: protein MRFDRLRLNGFKSFVDPAELVIREGLTGIVGPNGCGKSNLLEAIRWVMGESRPTAMRGAGMEDVIFAGTTRRPARAHAEVTLAVDNRRRLAPAGFNDADRLDITRRITRDGGSVYRINGREVRARDVQMLFADASSGAQSPALVRQGQIAELINARPAARRRILEEAAGIGGLYQRRHEAELKLSGAAANLARVDDRLEQLGAQAAALTRQARSAARYREIGAALRAAERAALWRRWSDAAAALEEASDALAAARSAALRSQVGAQRAAGLRAAAEAALPPLRDEEAIAAALAARAAAEAEALDEAGAQASAAIDALSARLAELDRDIARETALNRDAAEAAARLGHERAELERAQAGHEDRLAAAETGAEEAGAALRAIEARLGDAADEAARLAARHQSADRLASDLRAMGARAEGARNEAGRAADGADAASAAARAALAEAGAAQGRAQAAAAEAEARLAAAEASRTSAAAAETAARTARAAAQGEAGALEAERAALERLVQRRRAGGGALLDALSVAPGHERALGAALGDDLRLPVRDGGAGTRAGWRLLPPLEKAAPLPQGVTTLADHVAAPPALARRLAQTGLAADAAAASALQPALRPGQRLVTPAGDLVRWDGLVVPADQAASAAALHLQQVNRLAGLGAEAQAAQARADAAAAAHETARAALDIAAAAETAARGHSRAAERALAEAVRRAAGAETALSLATARAEAARADLTRHAADAADAAKRLAEADEARAALPDLAAAAAAVDSARRGAEAARAATLTRRGALDELRREGAARARRLHEIAREDEGWRARLDQADGRAAELARRRDEAAAALAEAEARPAILSARRADLGLRAAAAGARLDSARAALADAGAALSSAQAGERDAERAAADARAAHAACEARAEAAGHAEAQAASRIREATGETPQALARQLEDGAALPPAARIEGEIARLRAARDALGAVNLRAEEDKRALEDERARLAAEKADLDAAIHRLRAAIGNLNREGRERLLAAFEQVNTDFGALFTHLFGGGEARLVLVESDDPLEAGLDILAQPPGKKLSTLSLLSGGEQTLTALALILAVFLGTPAPICVLDEVDAPLDDANVARFCDLLEEMRRRTDTRFLVITHHGVTMARMDRLFGVTMAEQGVSQLVSVDLERAGALVA from the coding sequence ATGCGCTTTGACCGCCTTCGCCTCAACGGTTTCAAAAGCTTCGTCGATCCGGCCGAGCTTGTGATCCGCGAGGGGCTGACCGGCATCGTCGGCCCGAACGGCTGCGGCAAGTCCAACCTGCTGGAGGCGATCCGCTGGGTCATGGGCGAAAGCCGCCCGACGGCGATGCGCGGCGCGGGCATGGAGGATGTGATCTTTGCCGGCACCACCCGCCGTCCCGCCCGCGCCCATGCCGAGGTGACGCTGGCCGTCGACAACCGCCGGCGGCTGGCCCCGGCGGGCTTCAACGACGCCGACAGGCTGGACATCACCCGCCGCATCACCCGCGATGGGGGATCGGTCTATCGCATCAACGGGCGCGAGGTGCGGGCGCGCGACGTGCAGATGCTGTTCGCGGATGCATCAAGCGGGGCGCAGTCGCCCGCTCTGGTCCGGCAGGGGCAGATCGCCGAGCTCATCAATGCGCGCCCGGCCGCGCGGCGGCGCATCCTCGAAGAGGCGGCGGGGATCGGCGGGCTTTACCAGCGCCGCCACGAGGCGGAACTGAAACTGTCGGGGGCCGCGGCCAATCTGGCGCGGGTGGATGACCGGCTGGAACAGCTCGGCGCGCAGGCGGCGGCGCTGACGCGGCAGGCGCGCAGCGCGGCGCGCTATCGCGAGATCGGCGCGGCGCTGCGCGCGGCCGAACGCGCGGCGCTGTGGCGGCGCTGGTCCGATGCCGCGGCGGCGCTGGAGGAAGCCTCGGACGCGCTGGCCGCCGCCCGGTCCGCCGCGCTGCGCAGCCAGGTCGGCGCGCAGCGCGCGGCCGGGCTGCGGGCAGCGGCCGAGGCCGCCCTGCCCCCCTTGCGTGACGAGGAAGCGATCGCCGCCGCCCTTGCCGCCCGCGCCGCCGCCGAGGCCGAGGCGCTGGACGAGGCCGGCGCGCAGGCCAGCGCGGCGATCGATGCGCTGTCCGCCCGTCTTGCCGAACTGGACCGGGACATCGCGCGCGAGACGGCGCTGAACCGCGATGCGGCCGAGGCGGCGGCGCGGCTTGGCCATGAGCGGGCGGAACTGGAACGGGCACAAGCCGGGCACGAGGATCGCCTTGCCGCCGCAGAGACCGGCGCAGAGGAGGCCGGCGCCGCGCTGCGCGCGATCGAGGCGCGCCTTGGCGATGCGGCGGATGAGGCCGCCCGGCTGGCCGCGCGCCACCAGTCGGCCGATCGGCTCGCCTCGGACCTGCGGGCCATGGGCGCGCGGGCCGAAGGCGCGCGGAACGAGGCCGGGCGGGCTGCTGATGGCGCCGATGCCGCCTCGGCTGCCGCCCGCGCGGCGCTGGCCGAGGCGGGCGCAGCCCAGGGCCGCGCCCAGGCCGCCGCCGCCGAGGCCGAGGCCCGACTGGCCGCCGCCGAGGCGAGCCGGACCAGCGCCGCCGCCGCCGAGACAGCCGCCCGCACCGCCCGCGCCGCCGCCCAGGGCGAGGCGGGCGCGCTGGAGGCCGAACGCGCCGCGCTGGAGCGGCTGGTCCAGCGCAGGCGCGCCGGCGGGGGCGCGCTGCTGGACGCCCTGAGCGTTGCGCCCGGCCATGAACGGGCGCTGGGGGCCGCGCTTGGCGATGACCTGCGGTTGCCCGTCCGCGACGGGGGCGCAGGCACAAGGGCGGGCTGGCGCCTGCTGCCGCCGCTCGAGAAGGCCGCGCCCCTGCCGCAGGGCGTCACGACGCTGGCCGATCACGTCGCCGCGCCCCCTGCCCTGGCGCGGCGGCTGGCCCAGACCGGCCTTGCCGCCGATGCCGCCGCCGCCAGCGCATTGCAGCCGGCGCTGCGCCCCGGACAGCGGCTCGTGACGCCCGCGGGCGATCTGGTCCGCTGGGACGGGCTGGTGGTGCCGGCCGATCAGGCGGCCTCGGCCGCGGCGCTGCATCTGCAGCAGGTCAACCGCCTTGCCGGGCTGGGCGCCGAGGCCCAGGCGGCGCAAGCGCGCGCGGATGCGGCCGCCGCGGCGCATGAGACAGCGCGCGCCGCGCTGGACATCGCCGCCGCGGCCGAGACGGCGGCCCGCGGGCATAGCCGCGCCGCCGAACGCGCGCTGGCCGAGGCGGTCCGCCGCGCGGCGGGGGCCGAAACCGCGCTCTCGCTGGCCACCGCGCGGGCCGAGGCGGCGCGGGCCGACCTGACGCGCCATGCCGCCGATGCCGCCGATGCGGCCAAGCGCCTGGCCGAGGCAGATGAGGCGCGGGCAGCCCTGCCCGATCTTGCCGCCGCGGCCGCCGCCGTCGACAGCGCAAGGCGCGGGGCCGAAGCGGCGCGCGCGGCCACCCTGACCCGGCGCGGCGCGCTCGACGAGCTGCGCCGCGAGGGCGCCGCCCGGGCAAGGCGGCTGCACGAGATCGCCCGCGAGGATGAGGGCTGGCGTGCGCGGCTGGATCAGGCGGACGGGCGCGCCGCCGAACTGGCGCGCCGCCGCGACGAGGCCGCCGCCGCCCTGGCCGAGGCCGAGGCGCGGCCCGCCATCCTGTCGGCGCGCCGCGCCGATCTGGGCCTGCGCGCGGCCGCGGCGGGGGCGCGGCTGGACAGCGCCCGCGCCGCGCTGGCCGATGCGGGGGCGGCGCTGTCATCGGCGCAGGCGGGCGAACGCGATGCCGAACGCGCCGCCGCCGATGCCCGTGCGGCACACGCCGCCTGCGAGGCTCGCGCCGAGGCCGCCGGCCATGCCGAAGCGCAGGCCGCCAGCCGCATCCGCGAGGCGACCGGCGAGACGCCGCAGGCGCTGGCCCGGCAGCTGGAGGATGGCGCAGCCCTGCCCCCCGCCGCGCGGATCGAAGGCGAGATCGCCCGCCTGCGCGCCGCGCGCGATGCCTTGGGGGCGGTGAACCTGCGCGCGGAGGAGGACAAGCGCGCGCTTGAGGACGAGCGCGCGCGCCTGGCCGCCGAAAAGGCCGATCTGGACGCCGCGATCCACAGGCTGCGCGCCGCGATCGGCAACCTGAACCGCGAGGGCCGCGAACGCCTGCTGGCCGCTTTCGAGCAGGTGAACACCGATTTCGGGGCGCTGTTCACCCATCTGTTCGGCGGCGGCGAGGCGCGGCTGGTGCTGGTCGAATCGGACGACCCGCTGGAAGCGGGGCTGGACATCCTCGCCCAGCCGCCGGGCAAGAAGCTGTCCACCCTGTCGCTTTTGTCGGGGGGCGAGCAGACGCTGACGGCGCTGGCGCTGATCCTTGCGGTCTTTCTGGGCACGCCCGCCCCGATCTGCGTGCTGGACGAGGTTGACGCCCCACTGGACGATGCCAATGTCGCCCGCTTCTGCGACCTGCTGGAGGAGATGCGCCGGCGCACCGACACGCGGTTCCTGGTGATCACCCATCACGGCGTGACGATGGCGCGCATGGACCGGCTGTTCGGCGTCACCATGGCCGAACAGGGGGTCAGCCAGCTGGTCAGCGTCGATCTGGAACGGGCCGGGGCGCTGGTGGCCTGA
- a CDS encoding CidA/LrgA family protein, whose amino-acid sequence MIIAVLILLGFQLAGEVIARASGLPLPGPVTGLVLLLGAFRLWPGLVDRLRAVMSGLLAQLSLFFVPAGVGVIAHLPVLRTHGAALALAIAGSTLLALAAGALAFAAVARLTGNADEG is encoded by the coding sequence ATGATCATCGCAGTTCTGATACTCTTAGGTTTTCAGCTGGCCGGCGAAGTCATCGCGCGCGCGTCGGGCCTGCCGCTGCCCGGCCCGGTGACGGGGCTGGTTCTGCTGCTGGGCGCGTTCCGGCTGTGGCCGGGGCTGGTCGATCGGCTGCGCGCGGTGATGAGCGGTCTGCTGGCGCAGCTTTCGCTGTTCTTTGTTCCTGCCGGGGTGGGGGTGATCGCGCATCTGCCGGTGCTGCGGACCCATGGGGCGGCGCTGGCGCTGGCCATCGCCGGATCGACGCTGCTGGCGCTGGCGGCCGGGGCGCTGGCCTTTGCCGCGGTGGCGCGGCTGACGGGGAACGCCGATGAAGGCTGA
- a CDS encoding LrgB family protein — protein sequence MKADPAVIWAYLTQGPLLWLTATLAAYALGDACYRATGRQSWANPVMIAVALLGTLLAATGTDYATYFEGAQFVHFMLGPATVALALPMQDNLPRMRRALLPIAAGLVAASLAAMVSALVIARALGAGPEVLASLVPKSTTAPVAIGIAERLGGQPTLAAVLVLCTGIFGAMVVTPFLNLLGVRDWRARGLAVGTAAHGIGTARALQVHPTAGAFAAIGMGLNAILTAVLAPLVLRLMQ from the coding sequence ATGAAGGCTGATCCGGCGGTGATCTGGGCCTATCTGACGCAGGGGCCGCTGCTGTGGCTGACGGCAACGCTGGCGGCCTATGCCCTGGGCGATGCCTGCTATCGCGCGACAGGACGGCAGAGCTGGGCCAATCCGGTGATGATCGCCGTCGCCCTGCTGGGGACGCTGCTGGCGGCGACGGGAACGGATTACGCGACCTATTTCGAGGGGGCGCAGTTCGTCCACTTCATGCTCGGACCCGCGACGGTGGCCCTGGCCCTGCCGATGCAGGACAACCTGCCGCGGATGCGGCGCGCGCTGTTGCCGATCGCGGCCGGGCTGGTGGCGGCGTCGCTGGCGGCGATGGTGTCGGCGCTGGTGATCGCGCGGGCGCTGGGCGCGGGGCCTGAGGTGCTGGCCTCGCTGGTGCCCAAATCCACCACCGCCCCTGTCGCCATCGGCATTGCCGAACGGCTGGGCGGGCAGCCCACCTTGGCCGCGGTGCTGGTGCTGTGCACCGGCATCTTCGGCGCGATGGTTGTCACGCCCTTCCTGAACCTGCTGGGCGTGCGCGACTGGCGGGCGAGGGGGCTGGCCGTGGGAACCGCCGCGCATGGCATCGGCACGGCCCGCGCCTTGCAGGTCCACCCCACGGCGGGCGCCTTTGCCGCCATCGGCATGGGGCTGAACGCGATCCTCACGGCGGTGCTGGCGCCGCTGGTGCTGCGGCTGATGCAGTAA
- a CDS encoding DUF6280 family protein → MRDFVDGSAFNFEQGQRARKLFAAVVLAALDDAIADDKKYGNGAEQIARWARSRDGREVLSCAGIDPNERVVKGLVEFVSKGVRTSVALSREESERRMAAEADEAEAA, encoded by the coding sequence ATGCGTGACTTTGTGGACGGCTCTGCATTCAACTTCGAACAAGGCCAGCGCGCCCGCAAGCTCTTTGCCGCCGTCGTGCTGGCCGCGCTGGACGATGCGATTGCAGACGACAAGAAATACGGCAATGGCGCGGAACAGATCGCTCGCTGGGCCCGCTCGCGCGACGGGCGCGAGGTGCTGAGCTGCGCGGGCATCGATCCGAACGAGCGGGTGGTGAAGGGCCTGGTCGAATTCGTGTCCAAGGGGGTGCGCACCTCGGTCGCGCTCTCGCGCGAGGAAAGCGAACGGCGCATGGCCGCCGAGGCCGACGAGGCCGAAGCCGCCTGA